A stretch of the Photobacterium toruni genome encodes the following:
- the dinF gene encoding MATE family efflux transporter DinF codes for MLAALKDKSLHYQVFALALPMVLSNITVPLLGLVDAAVIGHLDQSWYLGGVAVGGTMINVTFWLLGFLRMATTGITAQAQGSANKDAQAVIFVQGMALAWLFGVILVIVHQPVSQLIFHFSSAGSEVKLYAAQYFSTRIWGAPAALANFVIMGWLLGMQNAKLPMWLLIVTNVVNIALDLVFVLGLGWKVQGAAAASVIADYSGMILGLWFVAQQWLRLELPPLKQKLASVRHGIGRLLKLNRDIFLRSLCLQATFTFMTFQGAYLGDNVVAANAVLMSFLMLVSYAMDGFAYAMEALVGKAVGAGSKGQLERYLVGTTFWSLLISLVLTAIFILFGTQIISIISDIPAVQQQADQYLPWLTAVPLVAMWCFLLDGVFIGATRGKDMRNSMFLATCGFFAIWWVMSSHGNHALWAAMIGFMALRGLILAVIFIYLWRKNIFLPHT; via the coding sequence GTGCTGGCTGCATTAAAAGATAAATCACTGCATTATCAAGTTTTCGCATTAGCGCTACCAATGGTGCTGTCTAATATTACTGTACCGTTATTAGGTTTGGTTGATGCTGCGGTAATCGGTCATCTTGATCAATCGTGGTATTTAGGTGGTGTCGCTGTTGGTGGCACTATGATTAATGTCACTTTCTGGTTGCTCGGATTCTTACGAATGGCAACTACAGGTATTACTGCGCAAGCGCAAGGTAGTGCTAACAAAGATGCGCAAGCGGTGATTTTTGTTCAAGGTATGGCACTCGCTTGGTTATTTGGTGTGATATTGGTGATTGTACATCAACCGGTGAGCCAGCTTATTTTCCACTTTAGTAGCGCGGGCAGTGAAGTAAAACTGTATGCCGCTCAATATTTCTCGACCCGCATTTGGGGCGCGCCAGCGGCACTGGCTAATTTTGTAATTATGGGTTGGTTGCTTGGTATGCAAAATGCCAAGTTACCAATGTGGCTATTGATTGTAACGAATGTTGTTAATATAGCGCTTGATTTAGTGTTTGTTCTTGGGTTGGGTTGGAAAGTACAAGGTGCCGCGGCAGCGTCAGTTATTGCCGATTACAGTGGCATGATATTGGGATTGTGGTTTGTGGCTCAACAATGGTTACGTTTGGAATTGCCTCCGTTAAAACAAAAGCTAGCCAGTGTTCGCCATGGTATAGGGCGACTACTTAAACTTAACCGTGACATCTTTTTACGGAGTTTATGTTTACAAGCCACGTTTACTTTTATGACTTTTCAAGGGGCATACCTAGGCGATAACGTGGTAGCAGCTAATGCGGTATTAATGAGTTTTTTAATGCTAGTGTCCTATGCGATGGATGGGTTTGCCTATGCAATGGAAGCTCTTGTCGGCAAAGCTGTAGGGGCTGGAAGTAAAGGTCAGCTAGAGCGTTATTTAGTTGGAACAACATTTTGGAGTTTATTAATTTCATTAGTTTTAACCGCCATTTTTATCCTCTTTGGTACGCAAATTATTAGCATCATTTCTGATATTCCAGCAGTACAACAGCAAGCTGATCAATATTTACCATGGCTAACGGCAGTACCTCTTGTCGCTATGTGGTGTTTTTTGTTAGATGGTGTCTTTATTGGAGCGACGCGAGGCAAAGATATGCGTAACAGTATGTTCTTAGCAACGTGCGGTTTTTTTGCTATTTGGTGGGTAATGAGCAGCCATGGTAATCATGCATTATGGGCTGCAATGATTGGTTTTATGGCATTACGAGGGCTGATATTGGCAGTGATCTTCATTTATTTGTGGAGAAAAAATATATTTTTACCGCACACTTAA
- a CDS encoding 3D domain-containing protein, with translation MTTKIIGYLLLVLSLTFSVHSYASSFKKLNVTATAYNSVSAQTDSSPSIAAWGDRLKPGMKAIAVSRDLLKMGLKRGSKVKISGLPGEYVVLDKMHHRWNRKIDIYMGKDVRAAKNWGKRRVTITVLHS, from the coding sequence ATGACAACTAAGATTATAGGTTATTTATTACTGGTTCTGAGTTTAACCTTCAGTGTTCATAGTTATGCCAGTAGCTTTAAAAAATTGAATGTTACAGCAACAGCATACAATTCAGTATCAGCGCAAACAGATTCCAGCCCTAGCATTGCAGCTTGGGGTGATCGTTTAAAACCCGGCATGAAAGCCATCGCTGTTTCCCGTGATTTACTCAAAATGGGTTTAAAGCGTGGTTCTAAAGTGAAAATTTCAGGTTTACCCGGTGAATACGTGGTGTTAGATAAAATGCATCATCGCTGGAATCGCAAGATAGATATCTATATGGGTAAAGATGTTAGAGCCGCTAAGAATTGGGGAAAACGACGAGTAACGATTACCGTCCTCCATTCATAA
- the nfuA gene encoding Fe-S biogenesis protein NfuA — MVSMITITENAQQHFSKLLAQQPEGTNIRVFVVNPGTQSAECGVSYCPLDAVEASDTEMKLELFSAFIDELSLPFLDDAEIDFVTDKMGSQLTLKAPNAKVRKVADDASLIERVDYVLQTQINPQLAGHGGNVSLAEITEDGVAILQFGGGCNGCSMVDVTLKEGIEKELLAQFEGELTGARDITDHARGDHSYY; from the coding sequence ATCGTGTCCATGATCACTATTACTGAAAACGCTCAGCAGCACTTTAGCAAGCTTCTTGCTCAGCAGCCTGAGGGTACTAATATCCGTGTTTTTGTTGTAAATCCAGGCACTCAAAGTGCTGAATGTGGCGTATCCTACTGCCCACTAGATGCGGTTGAAGCAAGTGATACGGAAATGAAACTTGAGCTATTCTCTGCTTTTATTGACGAATTAAGCCTTCCCTTCCTTGATGATGCTGAAATCGATTTTGTCACAGATAAAATGGGCTCACAGCTAACATTAAAAGCACCTAACGCCAAAGTGCGTAAAGTTGCTGATGATGCATCATTGATTGAACGTGTTGACTACGTGCTACAAACTCAAATCAACCCACAGCTTGCAGGCCATGGTGGCAATGTATCATTAGCTGAAATCACTGAAGATGGCGTTGCCATTCTACAATTTGGTGGCGGTTGTAATGGTTGTTCAATGGTTGATGTCACGCTAAAAGAAGGCATTGAGAAAGAGCTATTAGCACAATTTGAAGGCGAATTAACGGGTGCACGTGATATTACCGATCACGCCCGTGGCGATCATTCTTACTATTAA
- a CDS encoding ComF family protein: MMPNKMSSWRDKLHYHLLFRHCSLCQLPLTTTDYFWCDYCLSQFPIHPYCQHCGSTTVTSVIACGHCLTKPPLWHRLYRLGEYRPPLQQLVHQLKFCGKFWLARPLAQQLAQHITQPAPLLLPVPLHWRRYCQRGFNQSHQLALALGDIFNSRVDTQAFKRLRHTPSQQQLSKFQRHHNLHHAFQLRTITLPSHVAIVDDVVTTGATVHQLTELLILQGVKKVDIYTLCHTEQSVN; the protein is encoded by the coding sequence ATGATGCCAAATAAAATGTCATCATGGCGAGATAAATTACATTATCACTTATTATTTCGGCACTGTTCCTTATGCCAACTCCCTTTAACTACAACTGACTATTTTTGGTGTGATTATTGTCTATCCCAATTTCCAATCCATCCTTATTGCCAACATTGCGGCAGCACAACCGTAACGTCGGTCATTGCGTGTGGTCATTGCCTAACTAAGCCTCCACTTTGGCACCGTCTTTACCGATTAGGCGAATATCGTCCTCCATTGCAACAATTGGTACATCAACTAAAGTTTTGTGGCAAATTTTGGTTAGCACGTCCACTGGCACAACAATTAGCCCAGCACATTACTCAGCCAGCCCCCTTGTTATTACCGGTACCTTTACATTGGCGACGTTACTGCCAACGCGGGTTTAATCAGAGCCATCAACTTGCATTAGCTCTTGGTGATATTTTTAATAGTCGTGTTGATACGCAGGCTTTTAAACGTCTACGTCATACCCCTTCGCAACAACAACTCTCTAAATTCCAGCGACACCACAACTTACACCACGCTTTTCAATTACGAACCATAACCTTACCTTCTCATGTTGCTATTGTTGATGATGTTGTAACAACAGGCGCAACCGTTCATCAATTAACCGAATTACTTATTCTACAAGGCGTAAAAAAAGTAGATATCTATACGTTATGCCATACTGAACAATCAGTTAATTAA
- the bioH gene encoding pimeloyl-ACP methyl ester esterase BioH, translated as MTSRFNWHCEGQGPDLVLIHGWGMNIGVWQDVIPQLNQHYCVHWCDLPGYGDNAMLAATSLNDIVDMLLAQAPAQAVWLGWSLGGIIASQAALVAPQRVTQLITVASSPCFMSQTDWNGIQPRVLANFQTQLMTDFALTIERFLVLQALGCQTAKEDIRQLKAAVLSRSQPHLAALTLGLELLETVDLRQSLTALSQPWLRVYGRLDALVPIKTEPLLNVLYPQSQSYVFADASHAPFISHLNEFITVIKTFIE; from the coding sequence ATGACATCACGGTTTAATTGGCATTGTGAAGGCCAAGGACCCGATCTGGTTCTCATTCATGGATGGGGAATGAATATCGGTGTATGGCAAGATGTGATCCCACAGTTAAATCAGCATTACTGTGTTCATTGGTGTGATCTTCCAGGTTATGGTGACAATGCCATGCTCGCGGCAACATCATTAAATGACATCGTGGATATGTTACTTGCGCAGGCACCAGCTCAGGCTGTTTGGTTAGGCTGGTCGCTAGGCGGTATTATTGCCAGCCAAGCGGCATTGGTTGCTCCACAACGGGTAACGCAATTAATTACGGTTGCGAGTTCGCCATGCTTTATGTCTCAAACCGATTGGAACGGTATTCAACCACGCGTACTGGCTAATTTTCAAACCCAGTTGATGACTGATTTCGCACTTACAATTGAACGATTTTTAGTATTACAAGCCTTGGGGTGTCAAACCGCTAAAGAGGACATTCGTCAGTTAAAAGCCGCAGTACTATCTCGGTCGCAACCACATTTAGCGGCTTTAACACTAGGGTTGGAATTATTAGAGACCGTTGATTTACGTCAATCTCTGACAGCATTATCACAACCATGGTTACGTGTGTATGGTCGATTGGATGCTCTGGTTCCGATTAAAACGGAACCGCTATTAAACGTGTTATATCCGCAGTCGCAGAGTTACGTTTTTGCGGATGCATCCCATGCACCGTTTATTTCTCATTTGAATGAATTTATTACGGTAATAAAGACATTCATAGAGTGA
- a CDS encoding ATP-dependent Lon protease, producing the protein MRHRDNGFSTMVIAPLQSTPPVFATTMNPLTGQVARDNRVREKIIPVVEGRAATAESPLSAEEKQRNKPGWDPSEHPDYSQSQAKLFAGYQQQFAQIMRVLSLDNYFAPTVELGYSMHIELPRELLAQLALIRDSERTKGVVSHHYAQAILPNPSTNSLTII; encoded by the coding sequence TTGAGGCATCGTGATAATGGATTTTCAACCATGGTGATTGCGCCATTACAATCAACACCACCAGTATTTGCGACAACTATGAATCCATTAACCGGTCAAGTTGCGCGGGATAATCGTGTCCGTGAAAAAATTATACCAGTGGTTGAGGGGCGTGCAGCGACAGCAGAATCCCCCCTTTCTGCAGAAGAAAAGCAGCGTAATAAACCCGGTTGGGATCCAAGCGAACATCCTGATTATTCACAATCGCAGGCAAAACTCTTTGCGGGTTATCAGCAACAATTTGCCCAAATTATGCGAGTATTATCGCTGGATAATTATTTTGCACCCACCGTGGAACTGGGTTATTCAATGCATATTGAATTGCCTCGAGAGTTGTTAGCGCAGCTAGCGTTGATCCGTGATAGTGAGCGCACTAAAGGGGTTGTTAGTCATCATTATGCTCAAGCAATCTTACCGAATCCCTCGACGAACTCTCTGACGATTATTTAA